The genomic DNA GATCACCACGCCGTCGATGAGCCTGCCTCTGTCGCTGAACGTATCGGCTCGTGGGCAGCTGTCTCCGCAGGCGCAGGCGGTGAAGGAAATTCTGATGTCGCTGGTGAGTCGTCCGATGCTGGATAACCGTGAATTGCAGCTCGTTAGCTAAGCTTATATTCCATTCAGGTATATGTTGCTGGTTTTTATTATTTGTTTGTCGGTTCAACAGACTTTAACAATAGCGTCATATCTGACTGAATCGGGGTGACGCGTGAACTTCCAGCAACTTAAAATTATTCGCGAAGCGGCACGGCAGGATTACAACCTGACCGAAGTTGCCAATATGCTTTATACATCGCAGTCTGGCGTAAGCCGTCATATTCGCGAGCTTGAAGAAGAGTTAGGCATTGAAATCTTCATTCGTCGCGGCAAGCGTTTATTAGGCATGACCGAACCAGGCAAAGCCCTGCTGGTGATTGCTGAACGTATTCTGAATGAGGCCAGCAACGTGCGCCGTCTGGCCGATCTCTTTACCAATGATGCTTCCGGCGTGTTGACCATCGCCACCACCCATACCCAGGCACGTTATAGTCTGCCGCCGGTCATTAAAGCCTTCCGCGAAATTTTCCCCGACGTGCGCCTGGAGCTTATTCAGGGCACGCCGCAGGAGATCGATGCGCTGCTGCACAGCGGCGGTGCCGATATCGGCATCGCCAGCGAGCGGCTCAGCAACGACGCCACGCTGGTGGCCTTCCCGTGGTTCCGCTGGCATCACAGCCTGCTGGTTCCGACCGATCATCCGCTGACGCAGACCACGCCGCTGACGCTTGAGGCCATCGCCCGCTGGCCGCTGATTACCTACCGGCAGGGTATCACCGGGCGTTCGCGTATTGATGAGGCGTTTAATCGTAAAGGTCTGGCTCCCGATATCGTGCTGAGCGCGCAGGACTCTGACGTCATTAAAACATACGTCGAGCTGGGGCTGGGGATCGGTCTTGTGGCCGAGCAATCGGGCGATAGGCAGGAATCGGCCAACCTCGTGAGGCTGGATACGCACCATCTCTTCGATGCCAATACGGTCTGGCTGGGGCTCAAACGCGGGCAGCTGCAGCGCAATTATGTCTGGCGGTTTATTGAGCTGTGCAACGCCGGGCTATCGCTGGAAGAGATTAAGCGCCAGGCCATGGAGCTGGAAGAAACGGTGCTGGATTACCAGATTTAGCGCCACGGCGACGCGTTATTTCTGCTTGAGCGTCGTGCTGATAAAGTCGACTATTTCTGCCATCAGGCGCTTTGCAGAGTCCAGCGTGCCGTCCGGCGTGCCAAATGAGATAAGCAGTTCTTTACCGTTGAGCTTGATCTCCCGGTCCGCTTTATTTGCCGAGGGGAGAAAAGCGGGCTGAAGGGCATTGTCGATCAGCCATTGATGTACGCAAGGCAAATCGGCGTGGTCACGCACGTTGATTCTGCCATTGAGATAGTAGCGAATACGGCCCGTACGTTTATCAGGGTAATAGACCAGCGAAAGATAGGTTGAGCCCCAGCATTCAGGGTAGAGGTGAATCGCTTTATAGTCATAGCGCCAATTGTTAATGCTGTGCGCGATGTGCGTGTCTGGCAGCAGCGTCAACAGCGTATTCTTTGCCTCTTCTACCATCGCCGACTCGAAGTCATTGAGCAGGTTTTTGGCTCTCAGAAGTTGGACGAAATGCTCGTCTACGAAGGTCTGATTTTCATGGTTCATCGTCATGGTGCTATCGGCCCCGCTGAGGGTATGAAGGTGGTTGAGAAACTCAGTGTAGAAAATGTGCCATTTACTCAAGGGAAGCCCGGCAAGTTCATGACCGAGCCGGTTTCTGGCGGATGACAGCAGTTGCGAATAGCGCAGCAGAGGCCAGCGCTCAACCGGCTTACAGGGTAGGGCGTCTGGGGCAAGGATACAGCGATAGATTGTCTGGCTATTGTCTGCCAGATTCTGCAGATGACGCTCGTAGCTACAGAAGGGGTTATTAATCGCGGAGATAGTTTTGTGCTCGATACCGATAATAAAATCCTGATGATAGACCACGATATCAAGAAAATTACCTTCGGTTGTGCGCGCTTCACGGCTTACCGTCAGTGAGGTGACGTCCAGCTGGTCAATATCCGCCTCCACCTTCAGGCAGACCATCAGCGCCTTGAGAAGCCAGGGCGGAATATCTTCATGCATTCCCATAAACAGTGCCAGCAGGCTGGAAGTGGGGTTCTCGAAATAACCCGCGCCGCCGATGCTGAAAAAATTGTGCTCTTTGGCCTCTTCGGGCTTGAGCGCATCGAGCTGTTGAAAGAAAGCATCGGTTAAAATATCCATGCAATAACATCCTGATTGGACAGATTTTCTGGTAAGCCAGAATGTGATGTTACGCGTGTGGGGAAAGTGCGGAAAGATAAAAATTGATGCAGAAAGATGAAAAGCAAAAAGCCTGCTCGAAAGCAGGCTTTTTTAAATTTGGCTCCTCTGACTGGACTCGAACCAGTGACATACGGATTAACAGTCCGCCGTTCTACCGACTGAACTACAGAGGAATCGTGTGAACGAGGCGCATAGTACTGGGCACGGATAATTGTGTCAACACTAAATTTAACTCGCTGATTCAATTGGCTGAATTTAGCGCAGACTGCCGTTTTAGTGTACTACAGGCTGATTTTCATCCTGCTGGCCGTTATCGCGCAACCGCTGCAGGGGGTCCTGACGGTAGAACGTGCAGAAACGCTGCCATAGCGCCGGAAAGCGTGGGGCGAAAAGTTCAGGGGCGCTGAAAAAGTATTCAGACAGCACCGCGAAGCATTCCGCCGGGTCGGTGGCGGCGTAGGCATCGATGCTGGCCGCGTTTTCCCCGACCAGATCGATCTCATCCTGGATGTTGTTCATCGCGGCGTGCAGGTCGTGCTCCCAGCCGGCCACTTCGCGCAGTGGGATAAACGGCACGCCGCTGGCGCGATCGCCGTTGCGGGTATCGAGCTTATGCGCCACTTCGTGAACGATCAGGTTAAAGCCGGAAGCGTCAAATGAGTCCTGAATATCAAGCCAGTTGAGCACAATTGGCCCCTGCTGCCAGCTCTGGCCAGATTGCACCACCCTTTGACTATGGACCAGGCCAATATCGTCTTCCCATTCGTCGTCAACCACGAAT from Klebsiella sp. WP3-W18-ESBL-02 includes the following:
- a CDS encoding PD-(D/E)XK nuclease family protein, translated to MDILTDAFFQQLDALKPEEAKEHNFFSIGGAGYFENPTSSLLALFMGMHEDIPPWLLKALMVCLKVEADIDQLDVTSLTVSREARTTEGNFLDIVVYHQDFIIGIEHKTISAINNPFCSYERHLQNLADNSQTIYRCILAPDALPCKPVERWPLLRYSQLLSSARNRLGHELAGLPLSKWHIFYTEFLNHLHTLSGADSTMTMNHENQTFVDEHFVQLLRAKNLLNDFESAMVEEAKNTLLTLLPDTHIAHSINNWRYDYKAIHLYPECWGSTYLSLVYYPDKRTGRIRYYLNGRINVRDHADLPCVHQWLIDNALQPAFLPSANKADREIKLNGKELLISFGTPDGTLDSAKRLMAEIVDFISTTLKQK
- the mtfA gene encoding DgsA anti-repressor MtfA; the encoded protein is MIKWPWKASDTAEKADMPWAQALAIPLLANLSADEQVKLVQLADRFLQQKRMVFLQGLSVEPVTEARIALLFCLPVMELGLEWLDGFHEILIYPAPFVVDDEWEDDIGLVHSQRVVQSGQSWQQGPIVLNWLDIQDSFDASGFNLIVHEVAHKLDTRNGDRASGVPFIPLREVAGWEHDLHAAMNNIQDEIDLVGENAASIDAYAATDPAECFAVLSEYFFSAPELFAPRFPALWQRFCTFYRQDPLQRLRDNGQQDENQPVVH
- the cbl gene encoding HTH-type transcriptional regulator Cbl, producing MNFQQLKIIREAARQDYNLTEVANMLYTSQSGVSRHIRELEEELGIEIFIRRGKRLLGMTEPGKALLVIAERILNEASNVRRLADLFTNDASGVLTIATTHTQARYSLPPVIKAFREIFPDVRLELIQGTPQEIDALLHSGGADIGIASERLSNDATLVAFPWFRWHHSLLVPTDHPLTQTTPLTLEAIARWPLITYRQGITGRSRIDEAFNRKGLAPDIVLSAQDSDVIKTYVELGLGIGLVAEQSGDRQESANLVRLDTHHLFDANTVWLGLKRGQLQRNYVWRFIELCNAGLSLEEIKRQAMELEETVLDYQI